A portion of the Oscillospiraceae bacterium genome contains these proteins:
- a CDS encoding MATE family efflux transporter, translating into MNNKRTFFQYVIPSVLSFALSGVYAIVDGFFVGNSIGDAGLSAINIAYPITAVLQSVGTGIGMGGSVKYSILKAAGNEKKAREFVAGATWLMLLFSAVLTVTVFFTSEKILSALGASGELLTLGNEYIKVIALGAILQVFGTGLVPFMRNYGGSLWAMIAMICGFATNVALDYTFVWVLGRGMYGAALATIIGQGVTMAVALVYCAIKKNLTLKIAPVDTPKTAFQILKIGLAPFGLTLAPNISLVIINRFSVYYGGQEAIATYACISYIICIVYLLLQGVGDGSQPLMSQFYGAGEEKSLKQTKTLAYEFSMVLAVISAILIYLLRGKIGLLFGSSAEVNAGVIKVMPIFLVSVPFDAITRVSAAAFYATEKSVLSYVLTFIEPIIMLVLMLMLPPVFGGQITIWWSAVFAKVITASVSIVLSVRYSAQRNR; encoded by the coding sequence GTGAATAACAAGCGGACTTTCTTTCAGTATGTGATTCCGTCCGTGTTATCCTTTGCGCTTTCCGGGGTGTATGCCATCGTTGACGGTTTCTTTGTAGGCAACTCAATCGGGGATGCCGGACTTTCCGCAATCAACATTGCATATCCCATCACGGCGGTCCTGCAATCCGTAGGGACAGGAATCGGAATGGGTGGTTCAGTCAAATACTCCATTCTGAAAGCAGCAGGAAATGAGAAAAAAGCACGGGAGTTCGTTGCCGGTGCAACATGGCTGATGCTTCTTTTCAGCGCTGTCCTGACTGTCACCGTTTTCTTCACTTCAGAGAAAATCCTTTCTGCCCTTGGTGCATCGGGCGAGTTGCTTACTCTGGGAAATGAGTATATCAAGGTAATTGCCCTTGGAGCGATTTTACAGGTGTTCGGCACCGGACTGGTTCCGTTTATGCGTAATTACGGCGGTTCTTTGTGGGCAATGATCGCTATGATCTGCGGCTTTGCTACCAATGTTGCTCTTGACTATACTTTTGTGTGGGTTCTTGGACGGGGCATGTACGGTGCGGCATTGGCGACCATTATTGGGCAGGGAGTTACCATGGCGGTTGCACTCGTGTATTGCGCCATCAAAAAGAACCTCACTCTGAAAATCGCACCTGTTGATACCCCGAAAACGGCATTTCAGATATTAAAAATCGGACTTGCTCCATTTGGCTTGACCCTTGCCCCAAATATCTCTCTTGTGATCATCAACCGATTTTCGGTTTATTATGGCGGACAGGAGGCTATCGCCACCTATGCCTGTATCTCCTATATCATCTGCATTGTTTATCTTCTTTTGCAGGGTGTCGGTGATGGTAGCCAGCCGCTCATGAGTCAGTTCTACGGAGCAGGCGAAGAAAAATCGCTCAAACAAACCAAAACGCTGGCGTATGAATTTTCCATGGTTTTGGCGGTAATCAGTGCGATTCTGATTTACCTGCTCCGTGGAAAGATTGGACTACTGTTCGGTTCATCTGCCGAGGTAAACGCAGGGGTCATAAAGGTCATGCCGATCTTCCTTGTGTCGGTTCCGTTTGACGCCATCACACGAGTTTCCGCGGCGGCTTTCTACGCAACCGAAAAAAGTGTGCTGTCCTATGTTCTGACCTTTATCGAACCCATCATCATGCTGGTGTTGATGCTGATGCTGCCGCCGGTGTTTGGCGGTCAAATCACGATTTGGTGGAGCGCCGTATTTGCAAAGGTCATTACCGCATCAGTAAGCATTGTGCTGTCCGTTAGATACAGCGCACAAAGAAATCGATAA
- a CDS encoding helix-turn-helix transcriptional regulator, with translation MKGATSIQERLWELRKDKGLNLEELSKLTGISKSALGSYEKEDFKEINHGNLITLADFYGVSVDYLLCRTENREQINTSLTELHLNDEMVALLKSGRINNRLLCELATHKDFIKFLADIEIYVDGIATMQIQNLNTLVDTVRHEIIERYRPGEDDPHLKVLQAAHISDDEYFSHMVLDDLNLIIRDIREAHKKDSESAPQTTVADELKENLEAVENFKGSRDEKLVVLYCKQLGINYKNLSDEEFRWLIRILKKSKKMGTPISQRKKR, from the coding sequence ATGAAAGGAGCAACAAGCATACAGGAACGCCTTTGGGAACTCCGCAAGGACAAAGGCTTAAATCTGGAAGAACTATCAAAGCTGACGGGTATTTCCAAATCTGCTCTCGGAAGTTATGAAAAAGAGGATTTTAAGGAAATCAATCATGGCAACCTTATCACGCTGGCAGACTTCTATGGGGTTTCCGTTGATTATCTACTGTGCCGGACAGAGAACAGGGAGCAGATCAACACGTCATTGACGGAGCTGCATTTGAATGATGAGATGGTTGCTCTCCTGAAAAGCGGTCGGATTAACAACCGTCTGCTCTGTGAGCTTGCCACACATAAAGATTTTATCAAGTTTCTTGCAGACATTGAGATTTATGTGGACGGGATTGCCACCATGCAGATTCAAAATCTCAATACACTTGTCGATACCGTCCGGCATGAAATCATTGAACGGTATCGCCCCGGCGAAGATGACCCGCATTTGAAAGTGCTGCAAGCCGCCCATATCAGCGATGATGAATATTTCAGCCACATGGTTCTGGATGACCTCAATCTCATTATCCGGGATATTCGGGAAGCTCACAAAAAGGACAGTGAGAGTGCGCCCCAGACCACCGTTGCCGATGAACTGAAAGAAAATCTGGAAGCGGTCGAAAATTTCAAGGGCAGTCGGGATGAAAAGCTCGTTGTCCTTTACTGCAAGCAGCTCGGTATCAACTATAAAAATCTGTCAGATGAAGAATTTCGCTGGCTCATTCGGATTCTCAAAAAATCAAAGAAAATGGGAACGCCTATCAGCCAAAGGAAAAAACGGTAA
- a CDS encoding DeoR family transcriptional regulator has protein sequence MNFEFMTIDTPLPPCMPFPRALTGFPVSSTAKVMYCRMLDAMLSKGQEDENGILFVCFPVTAIAAVLSRSPMTVKRSLNELETAGLIMRVRQGVGEPNRIYVLIPGKEDAALA, from the coding sequence ATGAATTTTGAATTTATGACGATAGACACACCCTTGCCGCCCTGTATGCCTTTTCCCAGGGCGTTGACAGGATTTCCAGTCAGCAGCACCGCAAAGGTCATGTACTGCCGGATGCTGGACGCTATGCTCTCCAAAGGGCAGGAGGACGAGAACGGAATCCTGTTTGTCTGCTTCCCTGTCACAGCCATTGCCGCAGTCCTGTCCCGCAGCCCCATGACGGTCAAGCGTTCTTTGAATGAACTGGAAACCGCCGGACTTATCATGCGGGTGCGTCAGGGCGTTGGAGAACCAAACAGGATTTATGTGCTGATACCGGGAAAGGAGGACGCTGCCCTTGCCTGA
- a CDS encoding DUF3847 domain-containing protein, translating to MPDTSKLERLNREMEKSEKKLRKAINDEKALQHQLKQLTRKERTHRLCTRGGMLESFLQEPERLTDDDVMMLLKLIFHRQDTQELLKKLLEREKPETP from the coding sequence TTGCCTGATACCTCAAAGCTGGAAAGGCTCAACCGGGAGATGGAGAAAAGCGAAAAGAAACTGCGGAAAGCCATCAATGATGAAAAGGCATTGCAGCACCAGTTAAAGCAGCTTACCCGAAAGGAACGGACGCACCGGCTCTGTACCCGTGGCGGTATGCTGGAAAGTTTTCTGCAAGAGCCGGAACGCCTGACAGATGATGATGTCATGATGTTGTTGAAACTCATTTTTCACAGGCAGGACACGCAGGAACTATTGAAAAAACTGCTGGAACGGGAGAAGCCGGAAACCCCTTAG
- a CDS encoding MobA/MobL family protein yields the protein MPCPHNEISIVQRSQQQSAVAAAAYQSGEKLFCEYDQQVKHYPEKRGIVHNEILLPANAPRSYADRNTLWNAAEAVEKQWNSQLARRWVLTIPREIPPDQYAVLVREFCEQQFVSKGMIADFAIHAPHPPGHNPHAHVMLTMRAMDEHGKWLPKSRKVYDLDENGERIKLPSGRWKSHKEDTVDWNDQKYCEIWRHEWEVIQNRYLEANDRPERVDLRSYARQGLDIVPTVHEGAAVRQMEKRGIQTNIGNLNREIRAANSLMKSIRQLIQNLKGWITELGEKRKELLAQKAAEEATLLPNLLMKYMEIRKEERKDWTRAGQNRGTSQDLKAVSEALSYLRQKGLSTVEDLEAFLESSGKSAADYRNQMKPKEARSKVIDGILASRTDCKECKPVYEKYQKIFFKKTKEKFKQEHPEVARYAKAAAYLAKHPDDKDSTQKELQEEQETLLEEIAELKVPLTEVQEDLKKLRDIRYWVRKATPGTEESKESPKKQPIKEVLQDKADEKKAQRTAPAQAKHRQQDMEL from the coding sequence ATGCCCTGTCCACACAACGAAATTTCTATTGTGCAGCGAAGCCAACAGCAGTCTGCGGTTGCCGCCGCTGCTTACCAGAGCGGCGAAAAGCTGTTCTGTGAATACGACCAGCAAGTGAAGCACTACCCGGAAAAGCGTGGTATTGTCCACAATGAAATTCTGCTCCCGGCAAACGCCCCACGGTCGTATGCAGACCGCAATACCTTATGGAACGCCGCCGAAGCGGTGGAAAAGCAATGGAACTCCCAGCTTGCAAGGCGGTGGGTGCTTACCATTCCAAGAGAGATACCACCCGACCAGTATGCTGTCCTTGTCCGGGAGTTTTGTGAGCAGCAGTTTGTTTCCAAAGGCATGATTGCTGATTTTGCAATCCATGCCCCCCATCCGCCGGGACACAATCCCCACGCCCATGTCATGCTCACTATGAGGGCAATGGACGAACATGGAAAATGGCTTCCCAAGAGCCGCAAGGTTTATGACCTTGACGAAAACGGGGAACGGATAAAACTTCCGTCCGGAAGATGGAAAAGCCACAAGGAGGATACGGTGGATTGGAACGACCAGAAGTATTGCGAAATCTGGCGGCATGAATGGGAGGTCATCCAGAACCGCTATCTGGAAGCCAATGACCGTCCGGAGCGTGTGGACTTGCGTTCCTATGCCAGACAGGGGCTTGATATTGTCCCCACTGTCCATGAGGGGGCTGCTGTCCGGCAGATGGAAAAGCGTGGTATCCAGACGAATATCGGAAACCTGAACCGGGAAATCAGAGCCGCCAACAGTCTGATGAAGTCCATCCGGCAGCTTATCCAAAACCTCAAAGGCTGGATTACCGAGCTGGGAGAAAAACGGAAAGAGCTGCTTGCACAAAAAGCGGCGGAGGAAGCGACACTTCTTCCCAATCTGCTGATGAAGTACATGGAGATACGAAAGGAAGAACGGAAGGACTGGACGAGGGCTGGACAGAACCGGGGGACTTCACAGGACTTAAAGGCAGTCAGCGAAGCCCTGTCCTATCTCCGGCAAAAGGGGCTTTCCACTGTGGAGGACTTAGAAGCGTTTCTGGAATCTTCCGGGAAATCAGCCGCAGATTACCGCAATCAGATGAAGCCAAAGGAAGCCCGCAGCAAAGTGATTGACGGGATTCTTGCCAGCCGGACAGACTGCAAGGAATGTAAGCCTGTCTATGAGAAGTACCAGAAGATATTTTTCAAGAAAACAAAGGAGAAATTCAAACAGGAACACCCGGAGGTTGCCCGGTATGCGAAAGCCGCCGCCTACCTTGCCAAGCACCCGGACGATAAGGACAGTACCCAAAAGGAGCTGCAAGAGGAGCAGGAAACGCTTCTGGAAGAAATCGCAGAGTTGAAAGTACCACTGACCGAGGTACAGGAGGATTTGAAGAAGCTGCGGGACATCCGCTACTGGGTACGGAAAGCCACACCCGGCACAGAGGAAAGTAAAGAGTCGCCTAAGAAGCAGCCCATCAAGGAAGTCTTGCAGGATAAGGCAGACGAGAAAAAGGCTCAAAGAACCGCCCCGGCACAGGCGAAACACAGACAACAGGATATGGAACTTTAA
- a CDS encoding CHC2 zinc finger domain-containing protein encodes MNVFEAVKQSVTTRQAAEHYGIHVGRNGMACCPFHNDKTPSMKLDRRYHCFGCGADGDVIDFAAALYGLAKKEAAVQLANDFGLSYEDWKPPGKAKKPKPQQKSPEEQFQEAKNRCFRILADYLHLLRAWRTEYAPHSPEEAFHPRFVEALQKQAHVEYLLDVLLFGETEEKAALIADYGKDVIQLEQRMAELAAADAARTKKHHERHAAAPEH; translated from the coding sequence TTGAATGTATTTGAAGCTGTGAAGCAGTCCGTCACAACAAGACAGGCTGCGGAGCATTATGGAATCCATGTAGGTCGGAACGGGATGGCTTGCTGCCCGTTCCATAATGATAAAACCCCAAGCATGAAGCTGGATCGGCGTTACCACTGCTTCGGCTGCGGTGCGGATGGGGATGTGATTGATTTTGCCGCCGCCCTGTATGGGCTGGCAAAGAAAGAAGCCGCCGTACAACTGGCAAATGACTTTGGGCTTTCCTATGAGGACTGGAAACCGCCGGGAAAGGCAAAAAAGCCCAAGCCCCAGCAGAAATCCCCGGAGGAACAGTTTCAGGAAGCAAAGAACCGCTGCTTCCGTATCCTTGCCGATTATCTCCACCTGCTTCGGGCATGGAGAACGGAATATGCCCCGCACTCCCCAGAGGAAGCCTTTCATCCCCGGTTTGTGGAAGCCTTACAAAAGCAAGCCCATGTGGAATATCTGCTGGATGTGCTGCTGTTCGGGGAGACAGAGGAAAAAGCGGCTTTGATTGCGGACTACGGAAAGGATGTGATACAGCTTGAACAGCGAATGGCAGAGCTTGCAGCCGCAGACGCAGCAAGAACTAAAAAACACCATGAACGCCATGCAGCCGCCCCAGAGCATTGA
- a CDS encoding virulence-associated E family protein, translating into MNAMQPPQSIEEIKAGLETTEKGGVRQSIRNCLTVFQRDPLLSGAIAYNILTDRKDIIKPIGFHRESTALNDTDMKYLLLYLEETYGLTNEKKIDNAIGIVANENKYHPIRDYLSALVWDGTERIRFCLRHFLGADADDYTYEALKLFLLGAISRAFQPGCKFEIMLCLVGGQGAGKSTFFRLLAVRDEWFSDDLRKLDDDNVYRKLQGHWIIEMSEMMATANAKSIEEIKSFLSRQKEVYKIPYETHPADRPRQCVFGGTSNALDFLPLDRSGNRRFIPVMVYPEQAEVHILEDEAASRAYIEQMWAEAMEIYRSGRFKLAFSPAMQRYLKEHQRDFMPEDTKAGMIQAYLDKYTGSMVCSKQLYKEALNHAFDEPKQWEIREINEIMNQCISGWRYFPNPRMFSEYGRQKGWERENPATDSGNPSEKTMDGFVEVTEQMELPF; encoded by the coding sequence ATGAACGCCATGCAGCCGCCCCAGAGCATTGAGGAAATCAAGGCGGGGCTGGAAACCACCGAGAAAGGCGGTGTCCGCCAGAGCATACGGAACTGCCTGACCGTATTCCAGCGTGACCCTCTGCTTTCCGGGGCTATCGCATACAACATCCTGACCGACCGCAAGGACATCATAAAGCCCATCGGTTTTCACAGAGAAAGCACAGCCCTGAACGATACGGATATGAAGTATCTGCTTCTCTATCTGGAAGAAACCTATGGGCTTACCAATGAGAAAAAGATTGATAATGCCATCGGGATTGTGGCGAATGAAAACAAGTACCATCCCATCCGGGACTACCTAAGTGCCCTTGTGTGGGACGGGACAGAACGAATCCGTTTCTGTCTGCGGCACTTTCTGGGGGCTGACGCAGACGATTACACCTATGAAGCGTTGAAGCTGTTCCTGCTGGGTGCAATCTCACGAGCCTTTCAGCCGGGGTGCAAGTTTGAAATCATGCTTTGTCTGGTAGGCGGTCAGGGGGCTGGAAAGTCCACCTTCTTCCGTCTGCTGGCAGTCCGGGACGAGTGGTTCTCCGATGATTTGCGGAAGCTGGACGATGACAATGTGTACCGTAAGCTGCAAGGTCACTGGATTATCGAAATGTCGGAAATGATGGCAACCGCAAACGCCAAGAGCATTGAGGAAATCAAGTCATTTTTAAGCCGACAGAAAGAGGTTTACAAGATACCCTATGAAACCCACCCAGCAGACCGCCCCCGTCAGTGCGTGTTTGGCGGCACTTCCAATGCCCTTGACTTCCTGCCCCTTGACCGTTCCGGCAACCGCCGCTTTATCCCCGTCATGGTGTACCCGGAGCAAGCCGAGGTTCACATTTTAGAGGACGAAGCCGCTTCCAGAGCCTATATCGAGCAGATGTGGGCAGAAGCGATGGAAATTTACAGAAGCGGCAGGTTCAAGCTGGCTTTCAGCCCTGCCATGCAGCGGTATCTCAAAGAACACCAGCGGGATTTTATGCCGGAGGACACCAAAGCCGGGATGATACAGGCGTATCTTGATAAGTACACCGGGAGCATGGTCTGCTCCAAGCAGCTCTATAAGGAAGCCTTGAACCATGCCTTTGACGAGCCGAAGCAATGGGAAATCCGGGAAATCAACGAGATTATGAACCAGTGCATTTCTGGCTGGCGGTACTTCCCGAACCCAAGAATGTTTTCAGAATATGGCAGACAAAAGGGCTGGGAGCGTGAAAACCCGGCAACGGACTCCGGCAACCCGTCTGAAAAAACGATGGATGGTTTTGTGGAGGTCACAGAACAGATGGAGCTTCCATTCTGA
- a CDS encoding recombinase family protein, translating to MAMMNEMEYRTIGSALAGGYRAAVYCRLSKDDDLQGESASIANQRDMLEKYCEKQGWEVVAVYQDDGFTGLNMERPDLQRMLRAIERRQINLVITKDLSRLGRNYLQTGHLIEDFFPRNGVRYIAMNDGIDTLRDNNDIAPFKNILNEMYSKDISKKVHSSYLLKAQKGQFTGCLAPFGYRKDPEDKNHLLIDEETAPIVRLIFGYALNGHGPNYIRRRLEEEKIPCPTWWNRERGLRNTRTKWEKKDPENGRYMWDFSVIKDLLMNPVYTGAIASQKKDYRFKIGTIGEKKPEDWIVVEGQHEPLIDRMSFDIVQNKLKSRQRPGQTNEISLFAGLIKCGECGKSLTIRYTNAKHPQQIYSCKTYNAFGKNHCTQHRIDYDTLYSHVLRKIRECARAALMDGEVVADRLTNTCEAEQREQREAMERSLTRDEERIEVLDKMVMRLYEDMIAGRISEQNFNTMLEKTQTEQAELKAKVSEGRKRLSDEVQLANDAKQWVEAIQEYANITELDAATLNRLIKEIVVHERIDEDKTRHISIEIHFNLKPIPEVEQVTA from the coding sequence ATGGCTATGATGAACGAAATGGAATACAGAACAATCGGTTCGGCACTTGCCGGGGGCTATCGTGCGGCGGTCTATTGCAGGCTGTCAAAGGACGATGACCTGCAAGGCGAAAGTGCCAGTATCGCCAACCAGCGGGATATGCTGGAAAAATACTGCGAAAAGCAGGGATGGGAGGTTGTGGCAGTCTATCAGGACGATGGCTTCACAGGTCTTAATATGGAGCGTCCTGATTTACAGAGAATGTTGAGAGCCATTGAGCGCAGGCAAATCAACCTTGTCATCACGAAAGACCTCAGCCGACTGGGGCGGAACTATCTGCAAACCGGGCATTTGATTGAGGACTTTTTCCCAAGAAACGGTGTCCGCTATATCGCCATGAATGACGGTATCGACACCCTGCGGGATAACAACGATATTGCCCCGTTCAAGAATATCCTGAACGAGATGTACAGCAAGGATATTTCCAAGAAAGTCCATTCCTCTTATCTTCTGAAAGCGCAGAAAGGACAGTTTACCGGGTGTCTTGCCCCGTTCGGGTATCGGAAAGACCCGGAGGACAAAAACCATCTGCTCATTGACGAGGAAACCGCCCCGATTGTGCGGCTGATTTTCGGATATGCCCTAAACGGTCATGGTCCGAACTATATCCGCAGACGGCTGGAGGAAGAAAAAATCCCCTGCCCCACATGGTGGAACCGGGAACGGGGGCTTCGCAATACCCGCACCAAATGGGAAAAGAAAGACCCGGAAAACGGGCGGTATATGTGGGACTTCTCCGTTATCAAAGACCTTTTGATGAATCCCGTCTACACCGGGGCGATTGCTTCCCAGAAAAAGGACTACCGTTTCAAAATCGGCACGATTGGGGAAAAGAAGCCGGAGGACTGGATTGTGGTGGAGGGACAGCATGAACCGCTGATTGACCGCATGAGCTTTGACATTGTGCAGAACAAGCTGAAATCCCGCCAGCGTCCGGGGCAGACCAATGAAATCAGCCTGTTTGCCGGACTGATAAAATGCGGTGAGTGTGGGAAGTCACTGACGATACGCTACACAAACGCAAAACATCCCCAGCAGATTTACTCCTGCAAAACCTACAATGCCTTTGGAAAGAACCACTGCACCCAGCACCGGATTGATTATGACACCCTTTACAGCCATGTGCTGCGGAAAATCCGGGAATGTGCCAGAGCCGCCCTGATGGACGGGGAAGTGGTTGCCGACCGCTTGACCAATACCTGTGAAGCCGAGCAGCGGGAACAGCGGGAAGCAATGGAACGCTCCCTCACAAGGGACGAGGAACGGATTGAGGTTCTGGACAAAATGGTCATGCGGCTTTATGAGGATATGATTGCAGGGCGTATCAGTGAACAGAATTTCAACACCATGCTGGAAAAGACACAGACCGAGCAAGCGGAGCTTAAAGCAAAAGTGTCCGAGGGCAGAAAGCGGCTGTCCGATGAAGTCCAGCTTGCCAATGACGCAAAACAATGGGTGGAAGCCATTCAGGAATACGCCAATATCACAGAGCTGGACGCAGCCACCCTCAACCGCTTAATCAAAGAAATCGTCGTGCATGAGCGCATTGACGAAGATAAAACAAGACACATTTCTATCGAAATTCATTTTAATCTCAAACCCATCCCAGAGGTGGAACAGGTCACTGCCTGA
- a CDS encoding CD0415/CD1112 family protein, translated as METVLKAISDWIKSLLTAAIMSNLSGLFDDVNTQVGNIAQQVGTKPSNFEPRVFAMIEALSRNVVLPIAGVILTFIACYELIEMITQHNNMAQFEPALLMKWIFKTAISVWMISNTFDIIMAVFDVTQQVVANSSGIISGNTRVNDIGLSMLQSSMMQMDVGPLFGLFLQSFFIGITMHILSIVIFVIVYGRMIEIYMMVSLAPVPMATWGNHEQSHVGQNYLRSLFALGFQGFLILICVAIYAVLLQNVAISGDAINSIWSIVGYTVLLCFSLFKTSSVAKTLLGAH; from the coding sequence GTGGAAACTGTTCTCAAAGCAATCTCCGATTGGATCAAGTCACTGCTGACAGCGGCGATCATGTCCAATCTCTCCGGCTTGTTTGATGACGTCAACACCCAAGTGGGCAACATCGCACAGCAGGTCGGCACCAAACCATCCAATTTTGAACCGCGCGTTTTCGCTATGATCGAGGCGTTGTCCCGGAACGTAGTGCTTCCCATTGCAGGCGTGATTCTGACCTTCATCGCCTGTTATGAGTTGATCGAGATGATCACACAGCACAACAACATGGCACAATTTGAGCCTGCGCTGCTGATGAAATGGATCTTCAAAACTGCCATTTCGGTCTGGATGATCTCCAACACTTTCGATATCATCATGGCGGTGTTCGACGTGACGCAGCAGGTGGTGGCAAATTCCAGCGGCATCATCAGCGGCAACACAAGGGTCAACGATATCGGCTTGTCGATGCTGCAATCCAGCATGATGCAGATGGACGTAGGACCCCTGTTCGGGCTGTTCTTGCAGTCCTTCTTCATCGGCATCACCATGCACATACTGTCCATTGTGATTTTCGTCATCGTCTACGGAAGAATGATTGAGATCTACATGATGGTCAGTCTGGCTCCGGTGCCCATGGCCACATGGGGTAACCACGAGCAATCCCATGTGGGACAGAACTACCTTCGTTCTCTGTTTGCGCTGGGATTTCAGGGCTTTCTGATCCTGATCTGCGTGGCGATCTACGCTGTTCTGCTTCAGAATGTTGCAATTTCCGGGGATGCCATCAACTCAATCTGGAGCATTGTCGGCTATACGGTGCTGCTCTGCTTCTCACTGTTCAAAACCAGCTCGGTTGCAAAAACTTTGCTGGGTGCCCATTGA
- a CDS encoding PrgI family protein, protein MAAYISVPRDFSKVKSKVAFNLTARQLVCFGAAAVVGVPLFFILRDTAGNSGATLGMMAVMLPMFFLAMYQKNGQPAEKILRYYFQARFVRPKVRPYQTNNYYSILMKEGSSDSVSEKE, encoded by the coding sequence TTGGCAGCTTATATTTCCGTGCCGCGTGACTTCAGCAAGGTGAAGTCCAAAGTGGCCTTCAACCTGACCGCCCGGCAGCTTGTCTGTTTTGGGGCAGCGGCAGTCGTTGGCGTGCCGCTGTTCTTTATTCTGCGGGATACCGCAGGCAACTCTGGCGCTACACTTGGCATGATGGCGGTCATGCTGCCCATGTTCTTTCTGGCCATGTACCAGAAGAACGGTCAGCCCGCCGAAAAGATTCTGCGGTACTACTTTCAGGCGCGCTTTGTTCGCCCGAAGGTACGTCCGTACCAAACCAATAACTATTATTCGATTTTGATGAAGGAGGGTTCCAGTGATTCCGTTTCTGAAAAAGAATAA